One Salarias fasciatus chromosome 22, fSalaFa1.1, whole genome shotgun sequence DNA segment encodes these proteins:
- the rbm24a gene encoding RNA-binding protein 24, translating to MHTTQKDTTYTKIFVGGLPYHTTDSSLRKYFEVFGEIEEAVVITDRQTGKSRGYGFVTMADRSAADRACKDPNPIIDGRKANVNLAYLGAKPRVMQPGFTFGVPQIHPAFIQRPYGIPAHYVYPQAFMQPSMVIPHVQPTAAAPATASSPYIDYTGAAYAQYSAAAASAAAAAAYEQYPYAASPAATGYVATAGYGYAVQQPLATAAPGSAAAAAAAFGQYQPQQLQADRMQ from the exons ATGCACACCACGCAAAAGGACACGACCTACACCAAGATTTTTGTCGGGGGTCTTCCCTACCACACCACGGATTCAAGTCTCAGGAAATATTTCGAGGTTTTCGGTGAGATTGAAGAAGCTGTGGTGATTACCGACAGACAGACCGGCAAGTCCAGAGGTTATGGATTT GTGACGATGGCAGACCGCTCTGCCGCCGACCGGGCCTGCAAGGACCCCAACCCCATCATCGACGGCAGGAAGGCCAACGTCAACCTGGCCTACCTGGGCGCCAAGCCTCGAGTGATGCAGCCAG GTTTTACCTTTGGTGTCCCTCAAATTCACCCTGCTTTCATCCAAAGGCCTTATGG CATCCCGGCTCACTACGTGTATCCTCAGGCCTTCATGCAGCCCAGCATGGTGATCCCCCACGTGCAGCCCACGGCCGCGGCCCCCGCCACCGCCTCCTCGCCGTACATCGACTACACCGGGGCCGCCTACGCGCAGtactctgccgccgccgccagcgccgccgccgccgccgcctacgaGCAGTACCCCTACGCCGCCTCCCCGGCCGCCACGGGCTACGTGGCCACCGCCGGCTACGGCTACGCCGTGCAGCAGCCCCTGGCCACGGCCGCCCCGggctcggccgccgccgccgccgccgccttcggTCAGTACCAGCCTCAGCAGCTGCAAGCCGACCGCATGCAATAG